One Streptomyces sp. P9-A2 DNA window includes the following coding sequences:
- a CDS encoding TetR/AcrR family transcriptional regulator, with protein sequence MGAVKSKRMPRAVREQQMLDAAVQTFGQRGYMAASMDEIAELAGVSKPLVYLYLNSKEDLFIACIRREAKALVEAVRAGARPVLPADRQLWAGLTAFFTHTARHPDGWAVLHLQARTYGEMFAAEVTALRADIVTFVTELILAAAREAHRDPHLPSGEVVGLAEALVGAAEALADWANSTPGVTARQASATLMNFAWAGLGDLMAGRPWSPPDGEALDSGTGVGTGTGTEDADAGAAVHAGRTSPVR encoded by the coding sequence ATGGGTGCCGTGAAGAGCAAGCGGATGCCGCGTGCGGTCCGCGAGCAGCAGATGCTGGACGCTGCCGTGCAGACCTTCGGCCAGCGCGGCTACATGGCCGCGTCGATGGACGAGATCGCCGAACTGGCGGGCGTCTCGAAGCCGTTGGTCTACCTGTATCTGAATTCCAAGGAAGACCTGTTCATCGCGTGCATCCGCCGCGAGGCGAAGGCTCTCGTCGAGGCGGTGCGCGCCGGTGCCCGTCCCGTGCTTCCCGCGGACCGCCAGCTCTGGGCGGGACTGACGGCGTTCTTCACCCACACCGCGCGGCACCCGGACGGCTGGGCCGTGCTGCATCTCCAGGCCCGTACGTACGGTGAGATGTTCGCCGCCGAAGTCACCGCGCTGCGCGCGGACATCGTGACGTTCGTGACCGAGCTGATCCTCGCCGCCGCCCGGGAAGCGCACCGGGACCCCCACCTGCCCAGCGGCGAGGTCGTCGGGCTGGCGGAAGCACTGGTCGGCGCCGCCGAGGCGCTCGCGGACTGGGCCAACAGCACCCCGGGCGTCACCGCCCGGCAGGCGTCGGCCACCCTGATGAACTTCGCCTGGGCGGGACTGGGCGACCTGATGGCGGGCCGCCCCTGGTCACCGCCCGACGGCGAAGCCCTGGACAGCGGTACCGGTGTCGGCACCGGCACCGGCACCGAAGACGCTGATGCCGGCGCGGCCGTTCACGCCGGGCGGACCTCCCCGGTGAGGTGA
- a CDS encoding UbiX family flavin prenyltransferase, which produces MPDRLGLVNHLKPGETTRTPWILGVSGASGTPYAAAVLRALLQAGESVDLVVSRASRLTLLDETGISFRDAHWRDDLREWLSRGADGKPDTFTADLDGVRHWGAGDLAAGPSSGSYPSKGMLIVPASTACVAGVALGLSKDLLQRAASVTLKEGRPLVVAVRETPLNGQTLRHLVSLDDAGATVVPASPAFYAGATHIQDLVDFVAGRVLDAAGVEHRLYRRWKGELGSGSTRTE; this is translated from the coding sequence ATGCCGGATAGGCTCGGTCTCGTGAACCATCTCAAGCCAGGAGAGACAACGCGAACGCCTTGGATCCTGGGGGTGTCCGGTGCTTCCGGCACGCCTTATGCGGCAGCGGTCCTCCGTGCGCTCCTCCAGGCGGGGGAGAGTGTCGACCTCGTCGTCAGCCGTGCCTCGCGGCTCACCCTGCTGGACGAGACCGGCATCTCCTTCCGGGACGCCCACTGGCGCGACGACCTGCGGGAATGGCTGTCCCGTGGAGCGGACGGCAAGCCGGACACCTTCACCGCGGACCTCGACGGCGTACGTCACTGGGGCGCCGGTGACCTCGCCGCGGGCCCCTCCTCCGGCTCGTATCCGAGCAAGGGCATGCTGATCGTGCCCGCCTCCACGGCCTGCGTGGCCGGGGTGGCACTCGGGCTGTCCAAGGACCTGCTGCAACGGGCGGCGAGCGTGACCCTCAAGGAGGGGCGCCCCCTGGTCGTGGCCGTGCGGGAGACCCCGCTGAACGGCCAGACCCTGCGGCACCTGGTCTCCCTCGACGACGCGGGCGCGACCGTGGTGCCCGCCTCGCCGGCCTTCTACGCGGGCGCGACGCACATCCAGGACCTGGTGGACTTCGTCGCCGGCCGCGTACTCGACGCGGCGGGTGTCGAGCACCGGCTGTACCGCCGCTGGAAGGGCGAACTCGGAAGCGGGTCCACCCGGACCGAGTGA
- a CDS encoding cold-shock protein, whose protein sequence is MATGTVKWFNAEKGFGFIAQEGGGPDVFVHYSAINASGFRSLEENQQVSFDVTQGPKGPQAENVTPV, encoded by the coding sequence ATGGCTACCGGAACCGTGAAGTGGTTCAACGCCGAAAAGGGCTTTGGTTTCATCGCCCAGGAAGGCGGCGGCCCCGACGTCTTCGTCCACTACTCCGCGATCAACGCGAGCGGCTTCCGCTCGCTCGAGGAGAACCAGCAGGTGTCCTTCGACGTCACGCAGGGCCCCAAGGGCCCGCAGGCGGAGAACGTCACCCCGGTCTGA
- a CDS encoding menaquinone biosynthetic enzyme MqnA/MqnD family protein, whose translation MDNSRTRPRVGHIQFLNCMPLYWGLARTGTLLDFELSKDTPEKLSEKLVQGDLDIGPITLVEFLKHADRLVAFPDIAVGCDGPVMSCVIVSQVPLDRLDGARVALGSTSRTSVRLAQLLLAERYGVRPDYYTCPPDLSLMMQDADAAVLIGDAALRATMIDGPRFGLDVHDLGALWKEWTGLPFVFAVWAARRDYLEREPVITRKVHEAFLASRDLSLEEVGKVAEQASRWEAFDEKTLAQYFTTLDFSFGPPQLAAVEEFARRVGPTTGFPADVKIDLLQP comes from the coding sequence GTGGACAATTCTCGCACCCGGCCGCGCGTCGGGCACATTCAGTTCCTGAACTGCATGCCCCTCTACTGGGGGCTTGCGAGAACGGGCACTCTCCTCGACTTCGAGCTGTCGAAGGACACCCCCGAGAAGCTCAGCGAGAAGCTCGTGCAGGGAGACCTCGACATCGGGCCGATCACCCTGGTCGAGTTCCTCAAGCACGCCGACCGACTGGTCGCCTTCCCCGACATCGCCGTCGGCTGCGACGGCCCGGTGATGTCGTGCGTGATCGTCTCGCAGGTCCCGCTGGACCGGCTGGACGGCGCCCGGGTCGCCCTCGGGTCGACCTCACGGACCTCCGTACGCCTCGCCCAGCTCCTGCTCGCGGAGCGGTACGGCGTGCGGCCCGACTACTACACGTGCCCGCCGGATCTCAGCCTGATGATGCAGGACGCCGACGCGGCCGTCCTCATCGGCGACGCGGCCCTGCGCGCGACCATGATCGACGGGCCGCGCTTCGGGCTCGACGTGCACGATCTGGGCGCGCTGTGGAAGGAGTGGACGGGACTGCCGTTCGTCTTCGCCGTCTGGGCGGCACGCCGCGACTACCTGGAGCGCGAGCCGGTCATCACCCGCAAGGTGCACGAGGCGTTCCTCGCCTCCCGCGACCTCTCCCTGGAGGAGGTCGGCAAGGTCGCCGAGCAGGCGTCCCGCTGGGAGGCCTTCGACGAGAAGACGCTGGCCCAGTACTTCACCACCCTCGACTTCAGCTTCGGCCCGCCGCAGCTGGCGGCGGTCGAGGAGTTCGCGCGCCGAGTGGGACCGACGACGGGCTTCCCGGCGGACGTGAAGATCGACCTGCTCCAGCCGTGA
- a CDS encoding GntR family transcriptional regulator encodes MEFQPDVPRWRQVAAVIRNRIEDGTYPPRGRVPSVQQLVEEFGIATATAGKVNVGLKKEGLVYTEVGMGSFVTADALDILRNARAKEEDA; translated from the coding sequence ATGGAGTTCCAGCCTGACGTTCCCCGCTGGCGGCAAGTGGCCGCCGTCATCCGTAACCGCATCGAAGACGGCACCTATCCCCCTCGCGGACGTGTCCCCTCGGTGCAGCAGCTCGTAGAGGAGTTCGGCATCGCGACTGCCACCGCCGGCAAGGTGAACGTGGGCCTGAAGAAGGAAGGGCTCGTCTACACCGAGGTAGGCATGGGTTCCTTCGTCACCGCGGACGCGCTGGACATCCTCAGGAACGCCCGCGCCAAGGAAGAAGACGCCTGA
- a CDS encoding Lrp/AsnC family transcriptional regulator, producing the protein MDAVDRQLIQALRENGRASYAELGRLVGLSGPSVTDRINRLETAGVITGYRATVDAASLGLGVTALIGISLSDAADHEDVAQRLKDLREIEDCWFIAGEDSFMLKVRAADVDGLERTIRRLSGTKGVSRTRTTIVLSTKWENRVGELPEEVQ; encoded by the coding sequence ATGGACGCGGTGGACAGGCAGCTCATCCAGGCCCTGAGAGAGAACGGCCGGGCCTCCTACGCCGAGCTGGGGCGCCTCGTCGGCCTGTCGGGGCCCAGTGTCACCGACCGGATCAACCGGCTGGAGACGGCCGGTGTCATCACCGGCTACCGCGCCACCGTGGACGCCGCCTCGCTCGGGCTCGGGGTGACCGCCCTGATCGGCATCTCGCTCTCCGACGCCGCCGACCACGAGGACGTGGCGCAGCGGTTGAAGGATCTTCGGGAGATCGAGGACTGCTGGTTCATCGCGGGCGAGGACTCCTTCATGCTCAAGGTGCGGGCGGCCGACGTGGACGGGCTGGAGCGGACCATCCGTCGGCTGTCCGGTACCAAGGGCGTCTCCCGGACCCGTACCACCATCGTGCTCTCCACGAAGTGGGAGAACCGGGTCGGTGAGCTGCCCGAAGAGGTCCAGTAG
- a CDS encoding GNAT family N-acetyltransferase — protein sequence MPLTFVLDPSVTPELRDSILELWVDVTNAGGAVGFVPPVTPEVVRPELLRQFVAMEEQRSRLLVGFDEEGRVAATAFLTLNTHRLMTHWIWLYTVMVHPRHQGKGYGRDLLAAAEQAARTLPGIEAIRLTCRGGLGLERFYGSCGYKEVGRIPDAIRVAPGDDRDDIVLLLSLT from the coding sequence ATGCCGTTGACCTTCGTGCTGGATCCGTCCGTCACTCCCGAACTCCGTGACAGCATCCTGGAGTTGTGGGTGGACGTCACCAACGCGGGCGGAGCCGTCGGCTTCGTGCCGCCGGTGACGCCGGAAGTCGTCCGGCCCGAGCTGCTACGGCAGTTCGTGGCGATGGAGGAGCAACGGTCCCGGCTCCTCGTCGGGTTCGACGAGGAGGGGCGGGTCGCCGCGACGGCGTTCCTCACCCTCAACACCCACCGTCTGATGACGCACTGGATCTGGCTGTACACGGTGATGGTCCACCCCCGTCACCAGGGCAAGGGGTACGGCCGTGACCTGCTCGCCGCCGCAGAGCAGGCCGCCCGCACCCTGCCCGGCATCGAGGCGATCCGGCTCACCTGCCGCGGCGGCCTCGGCCTGGAGCGCTTCTACGGTTCCTGCGGCTACAAGGAGGTCGGCCGGATCCCCGACGCGATCAGGGTGGCCCCGGGCGACGACCGGGACGACATCGTTCTGCTGCTGTCGCTGACCTGA
- a CDS encoding MaoC family dehydratase — MASVPSVPSVPPPAAPSASASVTLARSPALVPLLARGALLSPFKRPRPDAVFPRTRLVLPSLRVDPARLAAYERVCGFPAAGTGRTGEAGETEKAEKAEKAGETEKAGGTGEGSGALPLTYPHVLGFPAAMRLMSGLDFPLPLLGLVHTSIEITRHRDVPVAGTHGLSVHLEGPAPHRRGTEATVVTGLRSPGGGLVWESRSTYLARHPTSGPPSSGPSPSGRPTPPPEEESVTARAQPLPVVDAWLLAGDTGRRYGAASGDRNPIHLYPLTARLFGFPRAIAHGMWTVARCLAAHGAPEAVTVRADFKAPVLLPGTVTYGARDGCFELRGPGDRLHLTGEVRPA; from the coding sequence ATGGCCTCCGTACCTTCCGTACCTTCCGTACCTCCCCCCGCCGCGCCCTCGGCCTCGGCCTCGGTGACCCTCGCCCGTTCCCCCGCCCTCGTCCCCCTGCTGGCGCGCGGTGCGCTGCTGTCACCGTTCAAACGGCCCCGCCCCGACGCCGTGTTCCCGCGGACCCGGCTCGTCCTGCCCTCCCTGCGGGTGGATCCCGCGAGGCTGGCGGCGTACGAGCGGGTGTGCGGCTTCCCCGCCGCGGGAACAGGACGAACCGGCGAGGCCGGCGAGACCGAGAAGGCCGAGAAGGCCGAGAAGGCCGGCGAGACCGAGAAGGCCGGGGGAACCGGGGAGGGATCCGGCGCGCTGCCGCTGACGTATCCCCATGTACTGGGCTTCCCTGCGGCCATGCGGCTGATGAGCGGCCTGGACTTCCCGCTGCCGCTGCTGGGGCTCGTCCACACGTCGATCGAGATCACCCGGCACCGGGACGTGCCCGTCGCCGGGACGCACGGACTGAGTGTGCACCTCGAGGGGCCCGCACCGCACCGGCGCGGTACGGAGGCCACCGTGGTCACCGGGCTGCGGTCACCCGGCGGTGGCCTCGTATGGGAGTCGCGGAGCACGTATCTGGCCCGGCACCCCACTTCCGGGCCGCCCTCCTCCGGGCCGTCCCCCTCCGGCCGGCCCACCCCGCCTCCGGAGGAGGAATCAGTGACGGCGCGGGCGCAGCCGCTGCCCGTCGTCGACGCGTGGCTGCTGGCCGGGGACACGGGACGGCGGTACGGTGCCGCGTCCGGCGACCGCAACCCGATCCACCTGTACCCGCTCACCGCACGGCTCTTCGGCTTCCCCCGTGCGATCGCGCACGGCATGTGGACCGTGGCCCGCTGCCTCGCCGCGCACGGCGCCCCGGAAGCGGTGACGGTCCGGGCCGACTTCAAGGCGCCGGTCCTGCTGCCGGGCACGGTGACGTACGGGGCACGGGACGGGTGTTTCGAGCTGCGCGGTCCCGGCGACCGCCTTCACCTCACCGGGGAGGTCCGCCCGGCGTGA
- a CDS encoding Uma2 family endonuclease: MTVSDLDRLHSQLSRLEDLFPGYHTEIVEGSIMMNPVRPFHGKTITRLWTELEPQLPSAWALVTDVAFPFDDDNEFCPDLAVIPAEAEEKNSGAYQPDLIEFVAEVVSPSSIRRDYEVKPRWYASRGIANYLVFDPLRGHVVTFWNPGPDGYRGRDTLAYGPDLTVDSPLGKLTIATAALPVDPKAPGRS, from the coding sequence GTGACCGTCTCGGACCTTGACCGCCTGCACTCGCAGCTCAGCAGGCTGGAGGACCTGTTCCCCGGCTATCACACGGAGATCGTCGAGGGCAGCATCATGATGAACCCGGTCAGGCCGTTTCACGGAAAGACGATCACGCGGCTGTGGACCGAGCTCGAGCCCCAGCTCCCTTCCGCCTGGGCTCTGGTCACGGACGTGGCCTTTCCGTTCGACGACGACAACGAGTTCTGCCCCGACCTGGCGGTCATTCCGGCTGAAGCGGAGGAGAAGAACAGCGGCGCGTACCAGCCCGACCTGATCGAGTTCGTGGCCGAGGTGGTGTCGCCGAGCAGCATCCGCCGCGACTACGAGGTGAAACCCCGCTGGTACGCCTCCCGTGGCATCGCCAACTATCTGGTCTTCGACCCGCTCCGGGGCCACGTCGTCACTTTCTGGAACCCGGGCCCGGACGGCTACCGGGGTCGCGACACCCTCGCCTACGGCCCTGACCTCACGGTTGACTCCCCGCTCGGCAAACTGACGATCGCCACTGCCGCTCTCCCCGTGGATCCCAAGGCCCCCGGCCGGTCCTGA
- the mqnE gene encoding aminofutalosine synthase MqnE yields MDVGLKRELEEKVRSGERLSREDGIALYESDDLAWLGGLAHEVRTRKNGDVVHFNVNRHLNMTNVCTASCAYCSFQRKPGEKDAYTMRIEEAVKLAKSMEAENLTELHIVNGLHPNLPWRYYPRSLRELKAALPDVSLKAFTATEIHHFETISGMSASEILDELIDAGLESLTGGGAEIFDWEVRQHIVDHRTHWEDWSRIHRLAHEKGLKTPCTMLYGHIEEPRHRVDHVLRLRELQDETGGFQVFIPLRYQHDFVDMKDGKIRNRLQSRTQMATGAEALKTFAVSRLLFDNVPHVKVFWVMHGVNTAQLALQHGADDMDGSVVEYKITHDADDFGTPNKLTREDLLDLIRDAGFRPVERNTRYEIIREYDAADPARRESPQPMRV; encoded by the coding sequence ATGGACGTCGGGCTCAAGCGCGAGCTGGAGGAGAAGGTCCGCTCCGGTGAGCGGCTGTCCCGCGAGGACGGCATCGCGCTGTACGAGTCGGACGACCTGGCCTGGCTGGGCGGGCTGGCGCACGAGGTGCGGACGCGGAAGAACGGCGACGTCGTCCACTTCAACGTCAACCGCCACCTCAACATGACGAACGTGTGCACCGCCTCCTGCGCGTACTGCTCCTTCCAGCGCAAGCCGGGGGAGAAGGACGCGTACACGATGCGGATCGAGGAGGCGGTGAAGCTCGCCAAGTCGATGGAGGCGGAGAACCTCACCGAGCTGCACATCGTCAACGGACTCCACCCCAACCTGCCCTGGCGCTACTACCCGCGCTCCCTGCGCGAGCTGAAGGCCGCACTGCCGGACGTGTCGCTGAAGGCGTTCACCGCCACCGAGATCCACCACTTCGAGACCATCTCCGGGATGTCCGCGTCCGAGATCCTCGACGAGCTGATCGACGCCGGGCTCGAGTCCCTCACCGGCGGCGGCGCGGAGATCTTCGACTGGGAGGTCCGGCAGCACATCGTCGACCACCGCACCCACTGGGAGGACTGGTCGCGGATCCACCGGCTGGCGCACGAGAAGGGGCTGAAGACCCCCTGCACCATGCTCTACGGCCACATCGAGGAGCCCCGCCACCGCGTCGACCACGTGCTGCGGCTGCGTGAGCTCCAGGACGAGACCGGCGGCTTCCAGGTCTTCATCCCCCTGCGCTACCAGCACGACTTCGTGGACATGAAGGACGGCAAGATCCGCAACCGCCTCCAGTCCAGGACGCAGATGGCAACCGGCGCCGAGGCGCTGAAGACGTTCGCCGTCTCCCGTCTCCTCTTCGACAACGTCCCGCACGTCAAGGTCTTCTGGGTGATGCACGGCGTCAACACCGCTCAACTCGCCCTCCAGCACGGTGCGGACGACATGGACGGCTCGGTCGTCGAATACAAGATCACGCACGACGCGGACGACTTCGGCACGCCGAACAAACTCACCCGCGAGGACCTGCTGGACCTGATCCGCGACGCCGGTTTCCGCCCGGTGGAGCGCAACACGCGGTATGAAATCATCCGCGAGTACGACGCCGCCGACCCCGCCCGCCGCGAGTCCCCGCAGCCGATGCGGGTCTGA
- a CDS encoding DUF4229 domain-containing protein translates to MLRYTLMRFGIFVGCLLVVWGLVYSGLAPRGLGDSNGLWIILLALVFSAPISLVVLRKQRDLASENIVRRVDRAKANLEANRSQEDDTADDVRGTQAQGQAQAKAS, encoded by the coding sequence ATGCTCCGCTACACGTTGATGCGCTTCGGGATCTTCGTGGGCTGCCTCCTGGTCGTCTGGGGTCTCGTCTACTCCGGCCTCGCCCCGCGTGGCCTGGGCGATTCCAACGGGCTGTGGATCATCCTGCTCGCCCTGGTGTTCTCGGCGCCGATCAGCTTGGTCGTGCTCCGCAAGCAGCGGGACCTGGCCTCCGAGAACATCGTGCGCCGGGTCGACCGGGCGAAGGCCAACCTGGAGGCCAACCGCAGCCAGGAGGACGACACCGCCGACGACGTCCGCGGCACACAGGCGCAGGGCCAGGCGCAGGCGAAGGCCTCGTAG
- a CDS encoding rhomboid family intramembrane serine protease: protein MVAWVALLWLLEVADMASGHALDDFGVVPRTTSELVDVVPSAFVHFGFAHVAANSVPLLVLGFLAALGGLRRFAAVCALIIVCDGLGVWLIAPAHTNTAGASGLVFGLFGFLLCSGFVERRPMGVVVAVLVGAVWGGSILAGIAPGQTGVSWQGHLIGLLAGVASAFLFRRAPARRGALTA, encoded by the coding sequence ATGGTGGCCTGGGTGGCACTGCTGTGGCTGCTGGAAGTGGCCGACATGGCCTCCGGTCATGCTCTGGACGACTTCGGCGTCGTGCCGCGCACGACCTCGGAGCTGGTCGACGTCGTCCCCTCCGCCTTCGTCCACTTCGGCTTCGCCCATGTCGCGGCGAACAGTGTGCCGCTGCTGGTGCTCGGTTTCCTCGCCGCCCTCGGCGGCCTGCGCCGGTTCGCCGCCGTGTGCGCGCTGATCATCGTCTGCGACGGTCTGGGGGTGTGGCTCATCGCCCCGGCGCACACCAACACGGCGGGCGCCTCCGGCCTGGTCTTCGGCCTCTTCGGCTTCCTGCTGTGCAGCGGCTTCGTGGAGCGCCGGCCGATGGGCGTCGTCGTCGCCGTGCTGGTCGGCGCGGTCTGGGGCGGCTCGATCCTCGCGGGCATCGCGCCCGGTCAGACCGGCGTGAGCTGGCAGGGCCACCTCATCGGCCTGCTGGCCGGCGTGGCCTCGGCCTTCCTGTTCCGCCGCGCACCCGCCCGCCGGGGCGCGCTCACCGCGTGA